The following proteins are co-located in the Gossypium hirsutum isolate 1008001.06 chromosome A02, Gossypium_hirsutum_v2.1, whole genome shotgun sequence genome:
- the LOC107963318 gene encoding uncharacterized protein, translating into MGIGILIWRKYCTGGSATITATDKVYLNISTRCALGRGTRGRGRGRGGARAGSSASGHMPAREILVSPVTETGSHDQAIGDDALSQAMLRVLERVVGARTGSVARGSTSKRLQYNGAKIFRGVSGVAPNVKLKGAVSLLRDEAYQWWLTVREGTKADRLTWDFFKTSFQGKYVGASYVNARRKEFLNLTQGNRTVAAYEVEFLRLSCYAREIVATEYELEKANIAEDVKHSESQNCEKYRGRGKRDFRSLGSTGRPIKRAKVDRPVRAGDPIVATRPQPCADCGRSHLGKCWKKIRACFRCWSMDYQGHVQPVRGGQPLRGRGQARSGNGFERGRGAPGRGTGNTEVRQPALVYAARRERMLGIKFESTVSEITVLSPLGQSVRVNKLFKDVPLEVQGEVFPVNLMGLPFREFDIILGIDWLVKHRVRLDCAAKWLVLRTLEDG; encoded by the exons ATGGGGATTGGGattctgatttggaggaagtactgtactggtggctctgccacaattactGCTAccg ATAAAGTGTATCTTAATATAAGCACTAGATGTGCTCTTGGAAGGGGTACACGAGGCCGGGGTAGAGGCCGAGGGGGTGCTAGAGCTGGGTCTTCAGCATCGGGTCACATGCCTGCTAGGGAGATACTGGTTTCACCAgtaactgagactgggtctcatgatcaaGCTATTGGGGATGATGCCTTGTCTCAAGCGATGTTGCGAGTTCTTGAAAGGGTTGTTGGAGCGAGAACGGGATCAGTGGCCCGGGGGTCAACTTCTAAACGACTCCAATATAATGGGGCAAAAATTTTTAGAGGTGtttctggtgtagccccgaatgtg AAATTGAAAGGGGCGGTGTCATtactgcgagatgaggcttaccAATGGTGGCTTACTGTGAGGGAAGGTACAAAAGCTGACCGTCTGACATGGGATTTCTTCAAGACGTCCTTTCAGGGGAAATATGTGGGTGCAAGTTATGTGAACGCCCGaaggaaagaatttctgaacttGACCCAGGGGAATAGGACTGTGGCGGCATATGAGGTGGAGTTTCTGCGGTTGAGTTGTTATGCTCGTGAAATAGTAGCGACTGAGTATGAAC TGGAGAAAGCAAATATTGCCGAGGATGTGAAGCACTCGGAGAGCCAGAATTGTGAGAAATATAGGGGCAGAGGAAAAAGGGATTTTAGATCCTTGGGTTCTACAGGTAGGCCTATTAAGAGAGCCAAGGTTGATAGGCCAGTCCGAGCTGGAGATCCTATTGTTGCTACAAGACCGcaaccttgtgctgattgtgggagatcTCATTTAGGTAAGTGCTGGAAAAAGATTAGGGCGTGCTTCAGATGTTGGTCTATGGATTATCAG GGTCATGTTCAGCCAGTGAGAGGTGGTCAGCCACTGAGAGGTCGTGGACAAGCCAGAAGTGGAAATGGGTTTGAACGAGGTCGTGGAGCACCAGGTAGAGGTACGGGTAACACCGAGGTGAGACAACCAGccttggtttatgctgctcgtcgcgAGAGGATG TTGGGTATTAAGTTTGAGAGCACTGTTAGTGAAATAACGGTGTTGAGTCCACTAGGACAATCAGTTAGAGTGAATAAGTTATTCAAGGATGTGCCCTTAGAGGTTCAAGGGGAGGTTTTTCCTGTGAATTTGATGGGACTGCCATTCagggaatttgatattattttaggcATAGATTGGCTAGTGAAGCATCGTGTGaggttggattgtgctgctaaatggTTGGTGTTGAGGACTTTAGAGGATGGATAG